The following nucleotide sequence is from Arvicola amphibius chromosome 1, mArvAmp1.2, whole genome shotgun sequence.
GGTTCCTTGGCTCTGGGGTCTTTTCTACAGACTCCTCGGGTAACCCTGTCCCTGATCTGTTTGGTTCTGACTCCATAGATGATGGGATTGAGCATGGGAGGAATGAGCAGGTAGACATTAGCAAACATGATGTGCACAACTCGGGGGACACGGTGGCCAAAGCGGTGAGTGAGGAAGGTGAAAAGCGCTGGAATATAGAAAGCCAAGATAACACAGACATGAGAAGCACATGTACCAAAAGCTTTGAGGCGGGCTTCACCTGAGGGCAACCTCAACACAGCTCTCAGAATCATCACATAAGATACACTGATGACAATTATATCAAAGCCAACCACAGAGAAAGCCACAAAGAGCCCATATCCACGATTGACTTTGGTATCAGCACACACCAACTTGAGCACAGCCATGTGCTCACAGTAGGACTGGGGAATGACCTTGTTGGGGCAGAAAGGCATCCTGGAGATCATGAAGCAGAAGGGGCTCACCCACAGCAGCCCTCTGACCATCACAGCTGTCCCCAGTTTGATGACTACAGATGTGGTCAGGATGCTGGAATGTCGGAGTGGGAAGCAGATGGCCACGTAGCGGTCCAAGGCCATAGCCATGAGCACCCCAGACTCCACAGAAGAAAAGGCATGGATGAAGAACACCTGAATGAGGCAGGCATGGTATTCAATCTTATGATCATGAAACCAAAGTATGGCCAGCATTTTAGGTTGTGTGGAGGAGGACAGGACCAGGTCAGTGATAGCCAGCAAGGCCAGGAAGAGGTACATGGGCTCATGTAGTGTGTGGTCAATCCGGATTATGTGTAGGATGGTGACATTTCCAGTCACTGCCACAATATACATGACACAGAATGGAAAGGCCACCCAAAATTGATAattctccagccctgggattcCAAGCAAGATGAAGAACAGAGGGTAGGAAGAGTTATACCTTGAAGCCACCATGGGAAGATAGTTATTCTTTTCTCAGCAGTGAAGGTAATCTCTTCTCTGTGGATAATAACAATGGAATGAATGTTATTGATTATAAAACTTTTGAGTGATTCTATTGGGGTTTTATACAAAATGTTAAGTACTAATACAAACAACTTTGCAGCCTGAAGTTATGTAGCTCATTGCTTTTTATTGACATGTTGATGAGGAAAAGTTTTGAGCATATGGACTCTTATACACTCTCCATATCAGTATCTCCAGGACAGTAAGTTACGCTAGTGGAAATATATCTTGACCAATAATGCTCCAGTCAgctctgtctttttattatttacaacaGAAGAGATAATTCAGTCTTGCCCATAGGACCACATCCCTCTCATGGAAGAGAATACTCCTTAAAATACCCTAGCTATTTAGGGCTGATGACTTAACATTAACTCTAAGTAAAACCTGGAGAAGATTTTGGAGTATAGCAGAGCTGACTGACCTAGTGTACTCTTGTAACTAAACACAGTACCATCACTATATGCATCCTCCTAGACCGGTGTACACCTGTAACTAAACACAATACCATAGGTATATGCATCTTCCTAGAGCAGTGTACTCCTGTAACTAAACACAATACCATAGGTATATGCATCCTCTTAGACCAGTGTACACCTGTAACTAAACACGATACCATAGGTATATGCATCTTCCTAGAGCAGTGTACTCCTGTAACTAAACATGATACCATAGGTATATGCATCTTCCTAGAGCAGTGTACTCCTGTAACTAAACACGATACCATAGGTATATGCATCTTCCTAGAGCAGTGTACTCCTGTAACTAAACATGATACCATAGGTATATGCATCTTCCTAGAGCAGTGTACTCCTGTAACTAAACACGATACCATAGGTATATGTATCTTCCCAGACTGGAAGTCAGGATATGCTTTCTGTAGAGGTCAATTAAACTATCCCTGCTTCTGTAAGCACTATAGGCTCCATTGCAACTAATCACTTTAACCTTGAGTACAAAGATGCCTTACTCAACTCATCAaactatgtgtgtctatgtggtctaataagtctatttttttaaaagcccacaaGCTGCATTTATCCATCAATTGCAGTTTACCGGCCCTGTTCTTTAGTCAGCCTGGAACCCTCTTCTACCTCAGTCACCTCTGTGCTCTCATACAGAGTAGGACTTTAATAAACATTTGTCAAAGGGGAAGGACAAAAGAACTCTGTTATTCAGTAGCAACAAACATATTCATTACATAGCAATATCCTACATGTCTCATCATAGCTCACATAACCCTGCTTTGAGCCATACCCATAAGACAggcttctttatctttcttttttttctattgattttattgagttacacatttttctctgttcccctccattCTTCTCCCCTACCCTTAACCTgttcccatggtctccatgctccaaatttactcaggagatcttgtcttcttctacttcccatgtagattagatctatgtgagtctctcttagtgttcgcattgttgtctaagttttctgtgattgtggtttgtaggctggttttctttgctttatgtttaaaaaccacctatgagtgagtacatgtgataattgtctttctgggtctgagttacctcatgcaatatgatgttttctagcttcatccatttgcctgcaaatttcaagatgtcattatttttttttctgctgtctagtactccattgtgtaaatgtaccatattttccttattcattcttcagtcaaggggcatttatattgtttccagtttctttatctttctaGAAGTTGCCTGTGTCATTGTACTTTTGGGGAAAACCTCTCTTTGCTTGTGATGTACATGGGTTAATTCTGCTCTGATTCTACTGTGGACTACAAATTTTCTCAGTGAGCTGTACAAGAATCTCACTTGCCTCTCCctcggccacttccctctgcttacTTTTAGTAGGAACTGTGTCTTCTTGCATTGAAAGCTTTAGTTATTATCCTTATATAGAAACAAGCTGTTAACAAGAAAGCAGTTTGAATGTATACCTGTTAGCAAATCATCCTTAGGAACTAACAAATATTTCAACTTCCCAGTCCTAAAACTGAGTTGTTCTTCCCAGGATCACAAATATGCTTAACCTCCTTCTAATTTTTCCTAGATTTGTTGTGGTTTGACAGAAATGGAGCTTAGAATTTATAATGCAGACTCTAAGTTGGAGTTCTTCTTTTCTGAAGAGTTGATAACTATAGGTTTGTGTGTGAGAATCCACAAGCACACACCTGGGTCAGGGCTTAtgcttttgttctctttccaGGCCACCTCTTCTCATCTCAAAAGTCCTATTGATCTAGGTTTTCTCCTCTTCAGTTTCTGGTCTATGTCACTGTGAGCTTGTTGGGACCTAAGCACTGAATACTCCAGCCACTCACTTAGAAAAACTTCCTGGGATGAGACCTTCCTTGTTCCTGGTGAAGACAGTAGGAGAGGTCTGGCTAAAAGCACTTTCCACTGTGCAGGGGTGTCTCTAACTGTGAAAGCATTGGTGCCTTTTGAGAATTTATAATACAAAGCATAAAATCAACTGTTTCCAACTCATGCAAACCCCTTCATCTTCACTttaccatgagaaaaataaagtcagaaCCACTAAATGAATCATTTTCTCTCACATACTAAATCTGCATAAGAGAACTTTCTTGCagtcagagcctctggaagcACATACTGCTGTCTTTACTTGCAATGAGTTATTGGGATTCCCACCCTGGTTGGGCCAAGTAGAAATGGTCGCCTATTGTGACAAAGGCTGATATGAAAGGAATTTGCACAACTGTGTACTGAATTGGGGACACACGTACATTTGAACCAGGACCTATGCTACTTCACTTGCCTGAAGTCTGTGGAACAAGTTCCAGCTCGTGCTACTCTGGGCTTCTCTGAGATGTTATTTCTTCTTAGTGTCTGTGACTCGGTCTTGGAGGTTAGATGCAGGACTCacttattctgtatgtttctgtAGTCTGGtaatcgcccccccccccacacacaccatttacTTTCAGCCATCCgcaaacaatttctttttcttttttctttttttttttttgagacagggtttccctgtagtttctagagcctgtcctggaactagctcttgtagatcaggtctggcctcgaactcagagatccgcctgcctctgcctcccgagtgctgggattaaaggcgtgcgccaccactgcccggctaaacaatttctttaaaaatccattttgtctctcttctcttttgctAACAAAGCCCCCTCAACAATGAACCACCACAGAAAACACATGCTTACTGTTCTCTTTTGCTAGCTTAGAATCTGATTTCCTTCCACGGATACCatagaaaaacaaagccaaactaGGATTTGAGTGTAGAGTGGGAGTTTGGGTGATTACTACGTGCCTCTGTTTCTTCACCATGCTACACCCTAGGAGTATTATAGAATTCAGTTCCTTCCCTATTGTAAACTCCTTTGCCTGGCTCCCTCACACATacttaaaaaggaaagacaaaaatcaaagacatTTCGTGGACAGTAAACAAGAATTTGACTTATCTTGCCAATTATGTTCAATGTGAGAAACATTCAACATGGAAACACAATTTACCAAATTACTATTAAATTTAAGGATATGAATATACATTTCTAAGCATATAGAAAAAAGAACAATGTAATTTACTGTCACAAGTACCCTTTTTTCTCTAAATTgttattaaatatattcttttattttttctaatatgaAAGATTTCTTACTATCATAATGTGTCTTGGTGTAATTGAGTCATCTACTTTGGGATAATTATAGCTAGCATGGGTTTCTGATTCAGCTTTTAAATTCTCCACATAAAATCTAACTTGTAAAAAATGTGTAGAATTTGGTGGGGGAAATATAATTATAAGAACTATGACCCCAAGTTGAGGACAGCTTAGCTTGTATCAGGGAATGTGGGTTGAATCCAAGGTACCTGTTGGCTCTGTTGGATATCCTTCACTTCACCCGTACAGGGAAATTCTTGTGTCCTGTAGTCGAAAGCGCTGCTGAAGTTAGTTAATAGatgacagaaaaaacaaaaacaaaaaaaaacaaaaccaaaaaacagttggacaagatctcattactgaATAGCTTCAGAGAGATGGAAGCATTGTTTTCTCACTTTAAAGTATCTAATCTTTTGGGTAAAGTTTTAATAACTGAGCATGTAAGCTTCTTTCAGGCAAAGTTGTCTGTTGTAGTCTTCCTACCTTTTTAGGTCTTGCTGCGGAGCACAGTGGGGATAATTGTCCTTTCTTCCCATCACTGAGTGCTGTTTGGTGTTCACACACCTCTGGAACTCAAGGTCCCAGGGATGTACAGTTTATAGCTTTGCCTTCTAGTGTCACAGAGACTCTGTGAGTCCCACTGCTCTCTGGAAAGGTCATATATGCCTATGGAACAAAAAGCCCTTACCCTAAAGACTTTTCATTATTGAGTAAGCTGAGCATGTCTACAAGCAGTTCTAACAAGATCCTGGGATCCAGCTTTTGGCAGAGACCTTAAATTAGGGTTTATTTGAAGGAGCATGCcttgctttctcttcccttggataattctgtctccatttctaaGGCTCATTGTCTCATTCTCATCTTGGCTTCCTCTGAGACTAGGTTGCAAGGATGGTGTTAACTCCTAACTTCCCTTTATTCTCTGTGCAAGTGCACATAAAGACTTGAGGTTAGAATGCATGTGCAAGAGTTGTGGTATGATTACAAGAGTGTGAGCAATTGTATACACTCATTGTTTTATTAATCTGAGGGTACATGTGAAATTTGAAAGTTTGTTCGTATTTAATACATGTTGATATGTATGAGGTTtgttaataaatacataattaagggactgaatacaaatatatatttataaagctAATGTGCAAGTGTATGAATAATACATATTATTGTTTTGTAATACATATTGGTGTGataacatcatttttatttaatggctATGGGTTACATGTACTTTGTGAATGCATGGCCCTAGTTGATAGTGTGGGAtggcatatctgtgtgtgtgtgtgtgtgtgtgtgtgtgtgtgtgtacatgccaacAATGTCACAATGCTTCAGTGTACATTGTGGTAGCTGTGATTGCATGGTCTCTCTCTTATTAGGGACTGATTatccagagaagaaaagaaattttggCAGAGAATCTACCAGTCCTTCCTGGGCCTTTCTAAGTCTGGAAGGCCCTCCTCATTCAACATGAATATCCCAAACCAGCACAGGCTCCATCTctggttctattttttttctgtcaggaaatcttaattttttaaaaaaaggtgacAAATAGTGAGAATAAAgaatttacaaacaaaataaaatcaggagGCACAcccctataacctcagcacttaggaggttgaTGCAGGATGGCTGCCTTCTTTTTGGCACGCATAAGTGTAACAGGCACTATCTGCCTTGTTTCTTCTCACCCAaacaaatgttttgttaattttctctttgGCTCTGAATCTGCTCAAATTAGCCAGGGAGGAATATTAGTCTACATTCTATCTGTTCAGTTCTAGAGGATTCTGGTTGTATTAGCAGTGAAATGAGTAGTCATGCTTCCAGAGCAAACCTATGTGTTCTGACCGGTCATTTATTATGCTTTACTTTTATTCCTCTTACATTAGTAGGACATTTCTTAAGTCCTGTCTCACAGGGAGATTTACCTAGTAATAAATCATTGTAGATGTGAATTTTTCACTGGATGTCATCCTGGATGGCAATTACTTTCTCCTCCAATTTGACTGTAGTCCTTGTGTAAAAGTGGGAGCATGGACACAGAGATATACTGGTGGGTGCTGCATGGTTTAGATATGGACACAGAGATATACTGGTGGGTGCTGCATGGTTTAGATATGGACACAGAGATATACTGGTGGGTGCTGCATGGTTTAGATATGGACACAGAGACACTCCCACTGTTGGGGTGCTGTGTGGTTTAGAtatggatggaaacagagacactCCCACTGTTGGGGTGCTGTGTGGTTTAGATATGGACACAGAGACACTCCCACTGTTGAGGTGCTGTGTGGTTTAGATATGGACACAGAGACACTCCCACTGTTGGGGTGCTGTGTGGTTTAGATATGGATGGACACAGAGACACTCCCACTGTTGGGGTGCTGTGTGGTTTAGATATGGACACAGAGACACTCCCATGGTCTGCATGGATGAGTAGCAAGCTCGCAGTGCTGGATCCAAAAGCCAAGGTGCCCATGAAGGCAACCAGCAGGCATGTGTGTACAAATTCTCTCTCAGGATCAAGAACAGAAGCCAATCCCACTGACACCTTGATTCTAGACTCCTGCCCTCCAGAACTAGGCTGTAACGGATCTGCTGTGTAAGCTACCTGAAGGCTAATTTCTCTGCACTTACTCACCAAAACACATACTGCAACTCAAAAAAATTCACAGGGAAAGTAAAAGATTACTTCTCTAAATCTCTATGATTATATTTCCCATTGCAATTACTGctaatattggctacatatgaaATTGTTATGCCTTAAATATGCTTGTTTATTCCTTGAGAACTCTGTAAAGTGTTCTTTGACAATTCTAATTTCTCTTCACACCCTTCCCCCAGGTTCTCCCTTGCTTCCCCACTCAACTTTCTTCATGTCcgctctcttaaaaacaaaacaaagaaaaataaaatatagaatcaAGATTTTAAGCATACAAAATTTAATTACTTATATTCACATATAAGCTAACTGCACTTAAGGATATCGGGGAATGCCAGGAATTAGGAAAACTCGTGAGCCATCTTAGAATCAACATCGAGTGTGGTCTCAGAGCAGCAGTACCTCTATCCAGACCTCCATCCAGAGCCACTGAACCCAAAACTTCTCCGCAGGAAAATACTGTTGCATGGTCCTGAGATATACCCTACCATTTGATTGTCTGTGAGCAGATGGCCACAGTTATTACTGAGATACCGTAAAAATCTGTGAGGAgacaagtaaaagaaaatttaaattctagAGGATACATAAACAGTATTCCAGAAAACTGTGatcaaaattaaacagaaatttcTCATAGCTTTGGACAATTGAGTCAGCATGAAAGGCAAGTTTTCTTTTGAGGACCCAGTGATGTTTCTTCCAATGATTTTTGTGAGCGAGAGTAGTGTGACCTCCTTCTCAACATGTATTCTCTGCTTAATTGTCTAACTGTGCTTCAGGCATAattcatttgcttttaaaatgtgaatagcctaaataaaatcaaatatgaaTACAAAGCTATAGATGGAATGTTACTTGATATACCTTCCCCGCGGAGGCATCATGCTGTATTTGACTGaatagaaaaggaggaagagggaaccaAGGAAGCATACGAGCCTGCTGGACTCTACATAGCAGAAAGTGGAACCGAGTCCAAAGGTAGAGAAAACTGAAGCCTGGTATCAGTGGCCATCAGGGAGATGCAAAGTGAACACTGGTGGAGATGTACACTCTGAGGTGGATAAACATTAGTGTAATCATTATGGCAAATGCTATGGAGAGAGCCCTAAATACTAAACATAGATCCACCATGGGATCCAACTCATACAGTGTTGGGCATTCAATGGAAATGACACTGCAGAGCTTTGCACTCTCATGTGTAGGTTGGATTGtttataacaaacaaataaaatatggagTTGACCTAAGTGTCTATccacagatgaatgaatgaaggaaatgCAGCAGTGGAAGGTGCCTTGTCTGCTGAGAACTAGGTTGGATGTAGGTGGACTGTCACCATTCCGAAATACTGGGCTTTATTTGATATGGCAGAAGTTTTGTCTTCCAACCTGGCACCAATttaaagctgcacaaagaaatGATTATATTGTGAAGGTAGAGTCATAAGCACTAATCTAGTCTATCAAGaatattgttttgtttccttgtttgtttaatAAAGCCAAAAACTAAGCAACAGTGCTTGGTGCATGTGGGCTGACAACACTCTCCACAAGAACCATAGATCATCAAAACCCCAGTGCCAGTGACATCCTTTGAATGATTGGTCAGAGTGGTCCAAGAGACCTTGGTTGCCTACTGGGGACTGAGTGTGGGCACTACCGCTGAAGACATGACATACTTAGGACATGAGAGTCAGATTGGAGCAGGATTTCCTGAATTTCTCTATCCAGTTGGCCTGTCTTCACAGTAGccaaaaaatatctatttattgttatatatgttttggtgtgtgtataggaataaatatatttattaatatgatTTTTAGTCCATAGagcaaaatgtaatataaaatgtaacattcttcaaacttttctatCACTCACATGTTATTTATGGTTTGAGGGGCTTTTCATGAATAACCAGAGCAATAATTTTCCATCTTTTAGTCTCCTCTAGATTAGGGTTTCTCAAGTCTGGCTCTATAAACAATTGAGTGGACTAgttctttattttgagaaaagaatGTGTACATTTTAGGGTGTATAGTAGCATTCTTGGAATCTACTTTCTAGATTCCTGTAGCATGTTATGACAACGAAAAAGGACTTCAGACATTACCAAATGAAACTTTGGGAGAAAATTGACACTGTTCTTGCTAGATCATTTTTAAGTGAGAAATgcatatgtatttttctcttagtAATGCTTGAGGAATTACAGTAGTGCTGTTATCATAATCCTCGACCAAGATAAGCCTTGGTCATGGGCAAGAAGAGGACTTGTAATCTTGACTGATGTTCTCATTGGATTATGGCGTGCTGGGAAGACTATGTGAATATCATTAAGTTGTGAGTTCCACTGGGTGCTAAAAC
It contains:
- the LOC119817715 gene encoding olfactory receptor 52R1-like is translated as MVASRYNSSYPLFFILLGIPGLENYQFWVAFPFCVMYIVAVTGNVTILHIIRIDHTLHEPMYLFLALLAITDLVLSSSTQPKMLAILWFHDHKIEYHACLIQVFFIHAFSSVESGVLMAMALDRYVAICFPLRHSSILTTSVVIKLGTAVMVRGLLWVSPFCFMISRMPFCPNKVIPQSYCEHMAVLKLVCADTKVNRGYGLFVAFSVVGFDIIVISVSYVMILRAVLRLPSGEARLKAFGTCASHVCVILAFYIPALFTFLTHRFGHRVPRVVHIMFANVYLLIPPMLNPIIYGVRTKQIRDRVTRGVCRKDPRAKEPSGPR